One genomic region from Conexibacter woesei DSM 14684 encodes:
- a CDS encoding thiamine pyrophosphate-dependent dehydrogenase E1 component subunit alpha: MVLIRVFEEEVERQYKRARIGGYCHLASGQEGATVGAVHPMTDDDVLFSSYRTHGLALAKGVDPDAVMGELFGREGGSAHGRGGSMHLLDYSKRFLGGWGIVAGQLPLAVGAALEISYKDRRAAVMCELGDAATNMGAWHESLNLAAIWDLPAVFLVFNNRYGMGTTVEKASGEPDLYKRASAFRMHGERVDGQDVEAVLSASDRLLTRAREERKPAVLEVVTYRYRGHSVADAGTAYRTQEEMDEWKKRDPIQIYRQRLLDERRVGEAQLEAIEARVDKRVEQAVEAAEASPEPPVDSLAQHLYGDPASAEQFSRMGPGSPFGERELVLEGLGR, translated from the coding sequence ATGGTGCTCATCCGGGTCTTCGAGGAAGAGGTCGAGCGGCAGTACAAGCGAGCGAGAATCGGCGGCTACTGTCACCTCGCCTCCGGGCAGGAGGGCGCCACGGTCGGCGCCGTGCACCCGATGACGGACGACGACGTCCTCTTCTCCTCCTACCGCACGCACGGCCTCGCGCTCGCGAAGGGCGTCGACCCCGACGCGGTGATGGGCGAGCTGTTCGGCCGCGAGGGCGGCTCCGCGCACGGGCGCGGCGGCTCGATGCACCTGCTCGACTACTCCAAGCGCTTCCTCGGCGGCTGGGGCATCGTCGCGGGCCAGCTGCCGCTCGCCGTCGGCGCGGCGCTCGAGATCTCCTACAAGGACAGAAGAGCCGCCGTGATGTGCGAGCTCGGCGACGCGGCGACCAACATGGGCGCCTGGCACGAGTCGCTGAACCTCGCCGCGATCTGGGACCTGCCGGCGGTCTTTCTCGTCTTCAACAACAGATACGGCATGGGCACGACGGTCGAGAAGGCGTCGGGCGAGCCGGACCTGTACAAGCGCGCCTCCGCCTTCCGCATGCACGGCGAGCGCGTCGACGGCCAGGACGTCGAGGCTGTTCTGTCCGCGTCGGACCGGCTGCTCACGCGCGCTCGTGAGGAGCGCAAGCCGGCCGTGCTGGAGGTCGTCACCTACCGCTACCGCGGCCACTCCGTCGCCGACGCCGGCACTGCGTACCGCACGCAGGAGGAGATGGACGAGTGGAAGAAGCGCGACCCGATCCAGATCTACCGCCAGCGGCTGCTCGACGAGCGCCGCGTCGGCGAGGCCCAGCTGGAGGCGATCGAGGCGCGCGTCGACAAGCGCGTCGAGCAGGCGGTCGAGGCCGCCGAGGCGAGCCCCGAGCCGCCCGTCGACTCCCTTGCACAGCACCTCTACGGCGACCCCGCCAGCGCTGAGCAGTTCTCGCGCATGGGTCCCGGCAGCCCGTTCGGCGAGCGCGAGCTCGTCCTGGAAGGACTTGGCAGATGA
- a CDS encoding ATP-binding protein, producing the protein MVAHGGVLLERQDELRAIERQLAQARAGEGSALIVEGQAGIGKTTLLRAAIERAQTAGTSVLRARGGVLERHLEYGVVRQLLERPLVKAGAARRAELFAGPAAPAAAVLGLGELPVDAGPGHDPSAGILHGLHWLIANLADAGSLLIVIDDAHWADAASLRTAGYLARRLDGLPVALLLGTRDDEPGSQAALLTELLHASEPAYLRPAPLAEAAVAQVLRDAFAGQQPSAPLVAACTHASGGNPFFLTELATELAAAHATPDQLAPDLVERIGPLAVQRSLLLRLGRLGDDARRLARAVATLGGEGELRHAAAVAGLSPETASAAADTLVAAGILEDGRPLRMVHPLVRAVVAEDATPSDRATAHRRAFELLRADGATDEVVVPHALAAAATGDAELVALLRRVGERAFRTGTPDTAAVHLRRALEEPPGARERGDVLAALGVAEVRQGAFADGLGHLDQALALLDDAPARIAVHRDRAFAAFASAGMADARRVVGDALAEPGVAADEDAALQLEADLALLAWLSGGDHQLELRRHLGVAGETRAQRTMLALLAQAEHAAGAAPSVVVELAGRALGGGRLIAHDTSEALSWYMATYALLTCEAHQEARATIADALADGQRRGSAFARAGALGTRAVLALNEGRPRDAEADARTAALGAIPPIMVPVNASYVVLALVDQGELDAAEAELRAAGLEHGPGGPTVLRWIPWARARLHEAQGRADAVRADVVSLEEDERAGRPMRALAWRALLARALARGAAAGGAPASGGAAAGGAPASDDATAGGDADALAQEHLAWARVWGRPAALGVAQRAAALAAPAVERTQRAERLEEAVATLAGSSLRTEEARARLDLGVALLRGGRRRDGRDALEQALEVALACGARGTARSASAELQVAGAPPRRLAFDELTASERRVAEHAAAGRTNREIAEELFVTPKTVENHLTRVYAKLGVGSRRELAGAL; encoded by the coding sequence ATGGTCGCGCACGGAGGCGTGCTGCTGGAGCGCCAGGACGAGCTGCGCGCGATCGAGCGGCAGCTCGCGCAGGCCCGCGCCGGCGAGGGGTCGGCGCTGATCGTCGAGGGGCAGGCTGGGATCGGCAAGACGACCCTCTTGCGTGCCGCGATCGAGCGCGCGCAGACGGCCGGCACGAGCGTGCTGCGAGCGCGCGGCGGCGTGCTCGAACGCCACCTCGAGTACGGCGTCGTGCGGCAGCTGCTCGAACGCCCGCTCGTGAAGGCCGGCGCCGCGCGCCGGGCCGAGCTGTTCGCCGGTCCGGCGGCACCGGCGGCGGCCGTCCTCGGGCTCGGCGAGCTGCCCGTCGACGCGGGGCCGGGTCACGACCCGTCTGCCGGCATCCTCCACGGGCTGCACTGGCTGATCGCCAACCTCGCCGACGCGGGCTCGCTGCTGATCGTGATCGACGACGCGCACTGGGCCGACGCGGCGTCGCTGCGCACCGCCGGCTACCTCGCCCGCCGGCTCGACGGCCTGCCGGTGGCGCTGCTGCTCGGCACGCGCGACGACGAGCCGGGCTCGCAGGCAGCTCTGCTGACCGAGCTGCTGCACGCCTCCGAGCCGGCGTACCTGCGGCCCGCGCCGCTCGCGGAGGCGGCGGTCGCGCAGGTCCTGCGCGACGCGTTCGCGGGGCAGCAGCCGTCCGCGCCCCTGGTCGCGGCGTGCACGCACGCGAGCGGCGGCAACCCCTTCTTCCTGACCGAGCTGGCGACGGAGCTGGCGGCCGCGCATGCGACGCCCGACCAGCTCGCGCCCGACCTCGTCGAGCGGATCGGACCGCTCGCCGTGCAGCGCTCGCTGCTGCTGCGGCTCGGCCGCCTCGGCGACGACGCACGCCGGCTCGCGCGGGCGGTCGCGACGCTCGGCGGCGAGGGCGAGCTGCGCCACGCGGCCGCGGTCGCAGGGCTCTCGCCGGAGACGGCCTCGGCGGCCGCCGACACGCTCGTCGCCGCCGGGATCCTGGAGGACGGCCGTCCGCTGCGGATGGTCCATCCGCTCGTCCGGGCCGTCGTCGCGGAGGACGCGACGCCGTCGGACCGCGCGACCGCGCACCGGCGCGCGTTCGAGCTGCTGCGCGCCGACGGCGCCACCGACGAGGTCGTCGTCCCGCACGCGCTCGCGGCGGCCGCGACCGGCGACGCGGAGCTGGTCGCGCTGCTGCGGCGCGTCGGTGAGCGCGCGTTCCGCACCGGCACGCCGGACACCGCGGCCGTCCACCTGCGGCGGGCGCTGGAGGAGCCGCCCGGCGCGCGCGAGCGGGGCGACGTGCTGGCCGCGCTCGGCGTCGCGGAGGTGCGGCAGGGGGCGTTCGCCGACGGTCTCGGCCATCTCGACCAGGCGCTGGCGCTGCTCGACGACGCGCCGGCGCGGATCGCCGTCCACCGCGACCGCGCGTTCGCCGCGTTCGCGTCGGCCGGCATGGCGGACGCTCGCCGCGTCGTCGGCGACGCGCTGGCGGAGCCGGGCGTCGCCGCCGACGAAGACGCCGCGCTGCAGCTGGAGGCGGACCTCGCGCTGCTGGCGTGGCTGTCGGGCGGCGACCACCAGCTGGAGCTGCGGCGACACCTCGGCGTCGCCGGCGAGACGCGCGCGCAGCGGACGATGCTCGCGCTGCTGGCGCAGGCCGAGCATGCGGCGGGGGCTGCGCCGTCGGTCGTGGTCGAGCTGGCGGGGCGTGCGCTCGGCGGCGGGCGCCTGATCGCGCACGACACCTCGGAGGCGCTCTCCTGGTACATGGCGACGTACGCGCTGCTGACGTGCGAGGCGCACCAGGAGGCACGCGCGACGATAGCCGACGCGCTCGCCGACGGGCAGCGGCGCGGCTCCGCGTTCGCACGCGCCGGCGCGCTCGGCACGCGCGCGGTGCTCGCGCTCAACGAGGGCCGCCCGCGCGACGCCGAGGCCGACGCGCGCACGGCCGCGCTCGGCGCGATCCCGCCGATCATGGTCCCGGTCAACGCGAGCTACGTCGTGCTGGCGCTGGTCGACCAGGGAGAGCTGGACGCGGCCGAGGCGGAGCTGCGGGCGGCAGGGCTGGAGCACGGGCCGGGCGGGCCGACGGTGCTGCGCTGGATCCCGTGGGCGCGGGCGCGGCTGCACGAGGCGCAGGGCCGCGCCGACGCGGTCCGCGCGGACGTCGTGTCGCTGGAGGAGGACGAGCGCGCCGGCCGCCCGATGCGCGCGCTCGCCTGGCGCGCGCTGCTCGCCCGTGCGCTGGCGCGCGGCGCGGCGGCCGGCGGCGCGCCGGCGAGTGGCGGCGCGGCGGCGGGCGGCGCGCCGGCGAGTGATGACGCGACGGCGGGCGGCGACGCCGACGCGCTCGCGCAGGAGCACCTCGCGTGGGCGCGCGTGTGGGGCCGCCCGGCGGCGCTCGGCGTTGCCCAGCGGGCCGCGGCGCTCGCCGCGCCGGCCGTCGAGCGGACGCAGCGGGCCGAGCGCCTGGAGGAGGCCGTCGCGACGCTCGCCGGCTCCTCGCTGCGGACCGAGGAGGCACGCGCGCGGCTCGACCTCGGCGTCGCGCTGCTGCGCGGCGGACGCCGCCGCGACGGGCGCGACGCGCTGGAGCAGGCGCTGGAGGTCGCGCTCGCGTGCGGTGCGCGCGGCACCGCTCGCTCCGCGAGCGCGGAGCTGCAGGTGGCGGGAGCGCCGCCGCGGCGGCTCGCGTTCGACGAGCTGACCGCCTCCGAGCGGCGGGTCGCCGAGCACGCCGCGGCCGGCCGCACGAACCGCGAGATCGCCGAAGAGCTGTTCGTGACGCCCAAGACGGTCGAGAACCACCTCACGCGGGTCTACGCGAAGCTCGGCGTCGGCTCGCGCCGCGAGCTGGCCGGCGCGCTCTGA
- a CDS encoding RNA polymerase sigma factor gives MEVSALKHAGVAGLHGRSPLLRLQSDERLIALVRRGNHGAFEVLVGRYQSRLLAFCRHMLGSREDAEDVLQEVFAAAFNAILADDRPINARPWLYRIARNRSLNHLRRAQPIGVDSMDVHLAEHGATTADKVHKREEFRELIADVQDLPETQRTALLLREIDALSYEQIAEAMETTIPSVKSLLVRARVSLAEAAEARQLSCDEVRLELGEIAEGLKRRTTPPVRRHLRTCAGCTGFRQQLRSTNKALAAVMPVGFVLAFRKLVLAHLGLSAGAGGGASATGAAGAAAGSAVAGSATGGLISAGMGTVATKAAAGLAAAALVTAGAVEIEHRVPRDAAPAPAVAQAPADVRAHPTYQAAPRHVQRALDAPARTAAANAHADSRLAASQTATLRAAEPTAKPDPTETTTAATPPPDAAATTPDAPPPPPPGQTQVESGTTALPSNLPEQQPPQTLASAPAPPAAATAPPPVTTTPPPATEPTPPVTELPAEPTAPVTPAEPTPTVPVEPPVATPPPADQPAPTDPVVPAQ, from the coding sequence GTGGAAGTCTCTGCACTCAAGCACGCCGGGGTCGCTGGCCTGCACGGCCGTTCGCCCCTGTTGCGTCTCCAATCCGACGAGCGCTTGATCGCGCTCGTTCGTCGTGGCAACCACGGCGCCTTCGAGGTGCTCGTCGGTCGCTACCAGTCACGCCTGCTCGCGTTCTGCCGCCACATGCTCGGCTCGCGCGAGGACGCCGAGGACGTGCTGCAGGAGGTCTTCGCCGCCGCCTTCAACGCGATCCTCGCCGACGACCGGCCGATCAACGCGCGCCCCTGGCTCTACCGCATCGCTCGCAACCGCAGCCTCAACCACCTGCGCCGCGCGCAGCCGATCGGCGTCGACTCGATGGACGTCCACCTCGCCGAGCACGGCGCGACGACAGCGGACAAGGTCCACAAGCGCGAAGAGTTCCGCGAGCTGATCGCCGACGTCCAGGACCTGCCCGAGACGCAGCGCACCGCGCTCCTGCTGCGCGAGATCGACGCGCTCTCCTACGAGCAGATCGCCGAGGCGATGGAGACGACGATCCCGAGCGTCAAGTCGCTGCTCGTGCGCGCCCGCGTCTCGCTCGCCGAGGCCGCCGAGGCGCGCCAGCTGTCCTGCGACGAGGTGCGGCTCGAGCTCGGCGAGATCGCCGAGGGCCTCAAGCGCCGCACGACCCCGCCGGTCCGCCGCCACCTGCGGACGTGCGCGGGCTGCACCGGCTTCCGCCAGCAGCTGCGCTCGACGAACAAGGCGCTCGCCGCCGTCATGCCGGTCGGCTTCGTGCTCGCGTTCAGAAAGCTCGTGCTCGCGCACCTCGGCCTCTCGGCCGGCGCGGGCGGCGGCGCGAGCGCGACGGGCGCCGCCGGCGCCGCCGCCGGCTCGGCCGTCGCGGGCTCCGCCACCGGCGGCCTGATCTCCGCCGGCATGGGGACCGTCGCGACGAAGGCCGCCGCCGGCCTCGCCGCCGCCGCGCTGGTGACGGCCGGCGCCGTCGAGATCGAGCACCGCGTCCCGCGCGACGCGGCGCCCGCGCCGGCCGTCGCGCAGGCGCCCGCCGACGTGCGCGCCCATCCGACCTACCAGGCCGCTCCCAGACACGTGCAGCGCGCGCTCGACGCCCCCGCCAGAACGGCCGCCGCGAACGCGCACGCCGACAGCAGGCTGGCCGCGTCCCAGACGGCCACGCTGAGAGCCGCCGAGCCGACCGCCAAGCCTGATCCGACCGAGACGACGACGGCCGCCACACCGCCGCCCGACGCAGCCGCGACGACGCCGGATGCGCCGCCCCCGCCGCCGCCGGGCCAGACGCAGGTCGAGTCCGGCACGACGGCGCTGCCGTCGAACCTGCCCGAGCAGCAGCCGCCGCAGACGCTCGCCTCCGCGCCGGCGCCGCCCGCCGCCGCGACCGCGCCGCCGCCGGTCACGACGACGCCCCCGCCGGCGACCGAGCCGACGCCGCCCGTGACCGAGCTGCCGGCCGAGCCGACCGCCCCGGTGACGCCGGCCGAGCCGACGCCGACCGTCCCGGTCGAGCCGCCCGTCGCGACCCCGCCGCCGGCTGACCAGCCGGCGCCGACGGACCCCGTCGTCCCCGCTCAGTAG
- a CDS encoding ribonucleotide-diphosphate reductase subunit beta — protein sequence MSETTGPRTERVDFRATSDPALLDSADRGEAHLLGYGELYSLWERQHWAVQDLDFTQDKLDWHERFDEEERFARMYGLSAFFIGEQRVAAELGPLMRAAPQEDMRLFLCTQIADEARHVAFFDRFYSEVDVLGVEGLEEKLAATSEHLNPEFGVLFDEMLKSRVDRLATEPEDLETLVEAITIYHMVIEGMLALTGQHFIIDYNEREGTLPGFVEGFINVARDEHRHVAFGARFLRDMARSDPRHVAAIQRTLGEIAPVAEGVLKPKWAPDDDDFEIFGISVTETRAFAFRALERRMKVIGLVAAA from the coding sequence GTGTCCGAAACAACCGGTCCGCGCACCGAGCGCGTCGACTTCCGTGCCACGAGCGACCCGGCGCTGCTCGACAGCGCCGACCGAGGCGAGGCGCACCTGCTCGGCTACGGCGAGCTGTACTCGCTGTGGGAACGCCAGCACTGGGCCGTCCAGGACCTCGACTTCACGCAGGACAAGCTCGACTGGCACGAGCGATTCGACGAGGAGGAGCGCTTCGCGCGGATGTACGGCCTGTCGGCCTTCTTCATCGGCGAGCAGCGCGTCGCGGCCGAGCTGGGGCCGCTGATGCGCGCCGCACCGCAGGAGGACATGCGGCTCTTTCTCTGCACGCAGATCGCCGACGAGGCCCGGCACGTCGCGTTCTTCGACCGCTTCTACAGCGAGGTCGACGTGCTCGGCGTCGAAGGGCTGGAGGAGAAGCTGGCGGCCACGAGCGAGCACCTGAACCCGGAGTTCGGCGTCCTCTTCGACGAGATGCTGAAGTCGCGCGTCGACCGGCTCGCGACCGAGCCCGAGGACCTCGAGACGCTCGTCGAGGCGATCACGATCTACCACATGGTGATCGAGGGGATGCTGGCGCTCACCGGCCAGCACTTCATCATCGACTACAACGAGCGCGAGGGAACGCTCCCCGGCTTCGTCGAGGGCTTCATCAACGTCGCGCGCGACGAGCACCGCCACGTCGCGTTCGGCGCGCGCTTCCTGCGCGACATGGCCCGCAGCGATCCCCGCCACGTCGCCGCGATCCAGCGCACGCTCGGCGAGATCGCGCCCGTCGCCGAGGGGGTGCTGAAACCGAAGTGGGCGCCCGATGACGACGACTTCGAGATCTTCGGGATCAGCGTCACCGAGACGCGCGCCTTCGCCTTCAGAGCGCTCGAGCGGCGGATGAAGGTGATCGGGCTGGTCGCGGCGGCCTGA
- a CDS encoding glycosyltransferase family 4 protein, which produces MASTDQPSTPARVLLLHNRYRAAGGEERVVDQQETLLREHGHAVARLERDSSETGAAQAARGLLRGGLDERAVAEAVRAHRADVVHAHNVHPLLGWRALAAAREAGARVVLHLHNYRLVCATAMAYRDGAPCTRCHGRDTRPGVRLRCRGSLPEAVVYGAGIARQQPRLLAHADACVVVSRAQLATLVQLGAAPPGAVVLPNAVERIAADSAAVDGTYALVAGRLVEEKGYDVAVRAARAAGVPLRIAGEGPAEPALRALAAGGDVRFLGRLPGPELAAQRRGAAVMLAPSRAQDPSPMSVVEALADGVPVLASDRGGLPELVGSAATLPVDDEPAWTAALAALWTDPRLRAARAADGLARARAEHAPEVYYERLTEVYARVLA; this is translated from the coding sequence GTGGCCTCGACGGACCAACCCAGCACGCCGGCGCGCGTCCTGCTGCTGCACAACCGCTATCGCGCCGCGGGCGGCGAGGAGCGCGTCGTCGACCAGCAGGAGACGCTGCTGCGCGAGCACGGCCACGCCGTCGCGCGGCTGGAGCGCGACAGCTCCGAGACCGGCGCCGCACAGGCGGCGCGCGGGCTGCTGCGCGGCGGGCTCGACGAGCGCGCGGTGGCCGAGGCGGTCCGCGCTCACCGCGCCGACGTCGTCCACGCCCACAACGTCCACCCGCTGCTCGGCTGGCGCGCGCTGGCGGCGGCGCGCGAGGCGGGCGCGCGCGTGGTGCTCCACCTGCACAACTACCGCCTCGTCTGCGCGACCGCGATGGCCTACCGCGACGGCGCGCCGTGCACACGCTGCCATGGCCGCGACACGCGCCCCGGCGTGCGGCTGCGCTGCCGCGGCTCGCTGCCGGAGGCGGTCGTCTACGGCGCCGGGATCGCACGCCAGCAGCCGCGGCTGCTCGCGCACGCCGACGCGTGCGTCGTCGTCAGCCGGGCGCAGCTGGCGACGCTCGTGCAGCTGGGGGCGGCACCGCCGGGCGCGGTCGTGCTGCCGAACGCGGTCGAGCGGATCGCGGCCGACTCGGCGGCCGTCGACGGGACGTATGCGCTCGTCGCCGGCCGGCTCGTGGAGGAGAAGGGCTACGACGTCGCCGTGCGCGCGGCGCGCGCGGCGGGCGTGCCGCTGCGGATCGCCGGCGAAGGGCCGGCAGAGCCGGCGCTGCGGGCGCTGGCGGCGGGCGGTGACGTGCGCTTCCTCGGCCGGCTGCCCGGCCCGGAGCTGGCCGCGCAGCGGCGCGGGGCGGCGGTGATGCTCGCTCCGTCGCGCGCCCAGGATCCGTCCCCGATGAGCGTCGTCGAGGCGCTCGCCGACGGCGTCCCGGTACTCGCCAGCGATCGCGGCGGTCTGCCGGAGCTGGTCGGCTCCGCCGCAACCCTGCCGGTCGACGACGAGCCGGCGTGGACGGCCGCTCTCGCCGCGCTGTGGACCGACCCCCGCCTGCGCGCCGCACGCGCCGCCGACGGGCTCGCCCGCGCCCGCGCCGAGCATGCGCCGGAGGTCTACTACGAGCGCTTGACGGAGGTCTACGCGCGCGTGCTCGCGTGA
- a CDS encoding glycosyltransferase family 4 protein, producing the protein MTIALVTNVITPYRVPLYRLLAERYDVEVLCFGAGQSYVPSWFGDLDAQLAAAPFPARRLDGPRAALALGRRHRAAIAPVAGGAMLPATYAGMRLRRRPFVLWGSVWAHPRGSAKAAIGFPLVRHVYRHADAVVTYGPHVSRYVERYRGRDDDVFVAPQSVEADLFGRTVAAEEVAAWRAEAGLPATGPLVLYVGRLVAEKGLRELLAAWRRVRAQRPAATLVVAGDGELRAAAAASGVRLLGAVPRERLPVAYAAADLVAVPSIPTPRFREPWGLVCNEAMHQRTPVVATDAVGAVAGGLVRDGETGLVVGAGDADALARAIERLLDDDALRARIGDAGHAALAGHTYERMADAFGAALSRAGAL; encoded by the coding sequence GTGACGATCGCGCTCGTGACCAACGTCATCACGCCGTACCGCGTCCCGCTCTACCGTCTGCTGGCCGAGCGCTACGACGTCGAGGTGCTCTGCTTCGGCGCCGGCCAGAGCTACGTCCCCTCCTGGTTCGGCGACCTCGACGCCCAGCTCGCGGCCGCGCCGTTCCCCGCCCGCCGGCTCGACGGCCCGCGCGCCGCGCTCGCGCTCGGGCGCCGTCACCGCGCCGCGATCGCGCCCGTCGCGGGCGGCGCGATGCTGCCGGCGACGTACGCCGGGATGCGCCTGCGGCGGCGGCCGTTCGTGCTGTGGGGATCGGTCTGGGCGCACCCGCGCGGCAGCGCGAAGGCGGCGATCGGCTTCCCGCTCGTCCGCCACGTCTACCGCCACGCCGACGCGGTCGTGACGTACGGTCCGCACGTCAGCCGCTACGTCGAGCGCTACCGCGGGCGCGACGACGACGTCTTCGTCGCGCCCCAGTCGGTCGAGGCGGACCTCTTCGGCCGCACGGTCGCGGCGGAGGAGGTCGCGGCCTGGCGCGCCGAGGCCGGGCTGCCCGCGACCGGACCGCTCGTGCTGTACGTCGGGCGGCTCGTCGCGGAGAAGGGCCTCCGCGAGCTGCTGGCCGCGTGGCGGCGAGTGCGGGCGCAGCGGCCCGCGGCGACGCTCGTGGTCGCCGGCGACGGCGAGCTGAGAGCCGCGGCCGCGGCGAGCGGCGTGCGGCTGCTCGGCGCCGTCCCACGCGAGCGGCTGCCGGTCGCCTACGCCGCCGCCGATCTCGTCGCGGTCCCGTCGATCCCGACGCCGCGCTTCCGCGAGCCGTGGGGCCTCGTCTGCAACGAGGCGATGCACCAGCGCACACCGGTCGTCGCGACCGACGCGGTCGGCGCCGTCGCCGGCGGACTGGTCCGCGACGGCGAGACGGGGCTCGTCGTCGGCGCCGGCGACGCGGACGCGCTCGCACGCGCGATCGAGCGGCTGCTGGACGACGACGCGCTGCGCGCGCGGATCGGCGACGCCGGCCACGCCGCGCTCGCCGGCCACACGTATGAGCGGATGGCCGACGCGTTCGGCGCGGCGCTCAGCCGCGCCGGCGCGCTCTAG
- a CDS encoding Lrp/AsnC family transcriptional regulator → MTHAIVLIQAERNALADLGGQLAEISGVAEAYSVTGEWDFVAVLRLRQHDDLAHVVTETLSRLPGIVKTQTMVAFEVYSRHDLDALFSVGE, encoded by the coding sequence ATGACGCACGCGATCGTCCTGATACAGGCGGAGCGCAACGCGCTCGCCGACCTCGGCGGCCAGCTCGCCGAGATCTCCGGCGTCGCCGAGGCCTACTCGGTCACGGGCGAGTGGGACTTCGTCGCCGTCCTGCGGCTGCGCCAGCACGACGACCTCGCCCACGTGGTCACCGAGACGCTCTCGCGCCTCCCCGGCATCGTCAAGACGCAGACGATGGTCGCGTTCGAGGTCTACTCGAGACACGACCTCGACGCGCTCTTCTCGGTCGGGGAATAG
- a CDS encoding metal-dependent hydrolase — protein sequence MELRFLGQSAFSLSDGGTTVLTDPFLTGNPRAAASADELDADAILLTHGHGDHLGDTVAIAQRTRATVVAIVELANEIGGQGVDVVDPNLGGTVSFEWGSVKLVPALHTAVSPSGTAHVAAGLVIDFKGTTIYHLGDTCLFSDLALAGRGRTLDVALVPIGGHYTMDRHDAVEAVKLIGAKTVIPIHYDTFPPIETDAQAFKADVEAQTSSACVVLAPGETWSP from the coding sequence ATGGAGCTGCGATTCCTCGGGCAGTCGGCGTTCTCGCTGAGCGACGGCGGCACGACGGTCCTGACCGATCCGTTCCTCACCGGGAACCCGAGAGCTGCCGCGAGCGCCGACGAGCTCGACGCCGACGCGATCCTGCTGACGCACGGTCACGGCGACCATCTCGGCGACACGGTCGCGATCGCGCAGCGCACGCGCGCGACGGTCGTGGCGATCGTCGAGCTGGCGAACGAGATCGGCGGGCAGGGCGTCGACGTCGTCGACCCCAACCTCGGCGGCACCGTCAGCTTCGAGTGGGGATCGGTGAAGCTCGTCCCGGCGCTCCACACCGCCGTCTCGCCGAGCGGCACGGCGCACGTCGCCGCCGGCCTCGTGATCGACTTCAAGGGCACGACGATCTACCACCTCGGCGACACCTGCCTCTTCTCCGACCTGGCGCTCGCCGGCCGCGGGCGCACGCTCGACGTCGCGCTCGTGCCGATCGGCGGCCACTACACGATGGACCGCCACGACGCGGTCGAGGCGGTGAAGCTGATCGGCGCCAAGACGGTGATCCCGATCCACTACGACACTTTCCCGCCGATCGAGACCGACGCGCAGGCGTTCAAGGCCGACGTCGAGGCGCAGACGAGCAGCGCCTGCGTCGTGCTCGCGCCGGGCGAGACGTGGTCGCCATGA
- a CDS encoding rhomboid family intramembrane serine protease, producing MSSGGPDLFVICKSCGSEVSPYITECPYCGNRLRKRAPKLDREGRPKEKPRKPKRSPAPSLGPLRRGEIPGIRIDSRPYATIAIVVASLVLLVLTRAAVVPLSDVMLFAGANSLAPDPWWHVLTAPFAYDNSGYAFVALFSIAIFGWLLERRHGPLVVVLLALLGGAGGMAVAAAVETVPFALGGNGIALAFVAAWAVPDVLDLRKGREIDGDLLGAATFAVVLLLLPVALETADALAGATGLLAGLLVGLPLARIARR from the coding sequence GTGAGCAGCGGCGGCCCTGACCTGTTCGTCATCTGCAAGAGCTGCGGGTCGGAAGTCAGCCCGTACATCACCGAGTGCCCGTACTGCGGAAACCGGTTGCGCAAGCGCGCGCCGAAGCTCGACAGAGAAGGGCGCCCGAAGGAGAAGCCGCGCAAGCCGAAGCGCTCGCCGGCGCCGTCGCTCGGTCCGCTGCGCCGCGGGGAGATCCCCGGCATCCGGATCGACTCGCGCCCGTACGCGACGATCGCGATCGTCGTCGCCAGCCTCGTGCTGCTCGTCCTGACCAGAGCGGCCGTCGTGCCGCTCTCCGACGTGATGCTGTTCGCCGGCGCGAACAGCCTCGCCCCCGATCCGTGGTGGCACGTGCTGACGGCGCCGTTCGCCTACGACAACAGCGGCTATGCGTTCGTGGCGCTGTTCTCGATCGCGATCTTCGGCTGGCTGCTGGAGCGGCGCCACGGGCCGCTCGTCGTCGTGCTGCTGGCCCTGCTCGGCGGCGCCGGCGGCATGGCCGTCGCCGCGGCGGTGGAGACGGTGCCGTTCGCGCTCGGCGGCAACGGCATCGCGCTCGCGTTCGTCGCCGCCTGGGCGGTCCCGGACGTGCTCGACCTGCGCAAGGGACGCGAGATCGACGGCGATCTGCTCGGCGCCGCGACGTTCGCGGTCGTCCTGCTGCTGCTGCCCGTCGCGCTCGAGACCGCTGACGCGCTCGCCGGCGCGACCGGCCTGCTGGCTGGGCTGCTCGTCGGCCTTCCGCTCGCGCGCATCGCCCGCCGCTGA